A stretch of Octopus bimaculoides isolate UCB-OBI-ISO-001 chromosome 23, ASM119413v2, whole genome shotgun sequence DNA encodes these proteins:
- the LOC106883709 gene encoding tRNA-uridine aminocarboxypropyltransferase 1 isoform X1 codes for MFLVLLSITCFYTMEENPFPDLKISNYDFLDESDDRRVCPECGKSRKYFCYTCYKPVIGTEHLTPVVKLPIAIDILRHPSECAGKSTASHAAVLAPDNVSVYTYPCVPNYDKDKVVLVFPGPESVTLEELKAAAGCISNPQTSSDSQHENGDKPNAQFNNEDPTNGLNDSTKATKRKSDSANSPTPCRKYTKLSVAPFERVIFIDSTWNQTNQISKDDRLKGIRCVEMKTRHTKFWRHQRDKPNTYLSTVEAIYYFLRDYHTYFISDEYHGEYDNLLFFFCFMYQKIRCMYNGGHHLLAYKQNDKKDSEETQS; via the exons ATGTTTTTGGTACTCTTAAG TATCACTTGTTTTTATACAATGGAAGAAAATCCATTTCCTGACTTGAAAATAAGCAATTATGATTTCCTGGATGAATCAGATGATCGTCGAGTGTGTCCAGAGTGTGGAAAATCAAGGAAATATTTCTGTTACACCTGTTATAAACCTGTGATAGGAACGGAACATTTAACACCTGTCGTCAAG CTGCCTATAGCCATTGACATCCTGCGCCATCCCAGTGAGTGTGCAGGCAAAAGTACTGCCAGCCATGCTGCCGTTTTAGCACCAGACAACGTCAGTGTCTACACATATCCTTGTGTTCCAAATTATGATAAAGACAAA GTTGTTTTGGTTTTCCCTGGTCCTGAGTCTGTCACACTTGAAGAATTAAAGGCTGCTGCTGGGTGCATCTCCAATCCACAGACTTCTTCAGATTCTCAACATGAAAATGGGGACAAACCAAATGCCCAATTTAACAATGAAGATCCTACAAATGGTTTGAACGATTCTACAAAAGCTACAAAGAGGAAATCTGATTCAGCAAATTCTCCAACTCCTTGTAGAAAATACACTAAACTGTCCGTGGCACCATTTGAAAGGGTAATCTTCATTGACAGTACATGGAACCAAACCAACCAAATTTCTAAAGACGATCGTCTAAAAg GAATTCGTTGTGTAGAGATGAAAACCAGGCACACCAAGTTCTGGCGCCACCAGCGGGACAAACCGAACACCTATTTGAGTACGGTTGAAGCAATCTACTATTTTCTACGGGATTaccatacatattttatcagcgACGAGTACCACGGGGAATATGATaacctcctctttttcttttgctttatgtatCAAAAAATACGGTGTATGTACAATGGAGGACACCATCTCCTTGCTTATAAACAAAACGACAAGAAAGATTCGGAAGAAACACAATCATAG
- the LOC106883708 gene encoding beclin 1-associated autophagy-related key regulator, protein MSSTSSTTATAATTSTRAATVTSTSGSSSALHPTMAVDSIAVTSSTSTASTTVISTSTTTSTTTTTTTSNTATTSLESSFELSGGAVRVAVERCPVCTTTRRPFYCASCVNTGQFNYSNYVHQHKQSDQERYCDKLERWKESKANRERYLQSIKPGLDNKYAAEKKKWELENLKEKIRLLKLILAAEKESLQKDAEKLAEDKRLNRVRTERAKVHRDKKLRIMKLCDNIKNKIKEQNVILKKDLEKLVKERRSQANILVQYIFPISEIKPNRKFVSENHAMVSSGLVSEA, encoded by the exons ATGTCTTCTACTTCTTCTACAACTGCTACCGCTGCTACTACATCTACAAGAGCTGCAACTGTAACGAGCACTTCGGGTAGCAGTAGTGCATTGCACCCGACTATGGCAGTGGACAGCATCGCAGTTACCAGCAGTACCAGCACTGCCTCTACAACGGTCATCAGCACTTCGACCACaacatctaccaccaccactaccaccactagcaACACAGCTACCACCAGCCTGGAGAGTTCGTTTGAGCTGTCCGGGGGAGCGGTCCGCGTAGCTGTGGAAAGGTGTCCAGTTTGTACGACCACACGTCGACCTTTCTATTGTGCCAGCTGTGTGAATACGGGACAGTTCAATTACTCAAACTATGTACACCAACATAAACAATCTGATCAGGAGAG ATACTGTGATAAACtcgagagatggaaagagagtaaGGCGAACCGGGAACGATACCTGCAGAG TATAAAACCTGGACTCGATAACAAGTATGCAGCAGAGAAAAAG AAATGGGAGCTGGAAAACTTAAAGGAAAAAATCCGGCTTTTGAAACTCATTTTGGCAGCTGAGAAAGAATCATTGCAGAAAG ATGCGGAGAAGCTTGCCGAAGACAAACGACTGAATCGGGTGCGCACAGAACGCGCCAAAGTGCACCGCGACAAGAAATTGCGCATCATGAAGCTCTGTGATAACATTAAGaacaaaattaaagaacaaaatgtGATATTAAAGAAAGATCTAGAAAAACTGGTGAAAGAGAGACGTTCACAAGCGAATATTTTAGTCCAATACATTTTCCCTATTTCTGAAATCAAACCAAACAG gaagtttgtatcagagaACCATGCAATGGTCTCAAGTGGTTTGGTATCAGAAGCTTGA
- the LOC106883707 gene encoding beclin 1-associated autophagy-related key regulator, which yields MSKKQFNSAVGRLNQNIVHLCQSQGVPSEEITPMLHLQNILLLLSSPRLGSESPFEAQADIIQSIEKISLSDDSEEDRDSIVDETDSNFDWERVCYEIPEVDRTGQVASYIPNIATSTPMEPQSTAGSIMSTAAASVASLWRAAASHYFDRR from the exons ATGTCCAAAAAACAGTTCAACAGTGCTGTGGGGAGACTGAATCAGAATATTGTCCATTTGTGTCAATCCCAGGGTGTGCCATCTGAAGAAATCACCCCCATGTTACACCTTCAGAATATTTTGCTTTTGCTCAGTTCTCCTCGGCTTGGAAG TGAGAGCCCGTTCGAAGCTCAGGCTGATATCATCCAGTCTATTGAGAAGATCAGTTTGTCTGACGACAGCGAAGAAGACCGGGATTCTATCGTCGACGAGACGGACTCCAACTTTGACTGGGAACGCGTCTGTTATGAGATACCGGAGGTGGATCGAACGGGTCAAGTGGCGTCCTACATCCCCAACATTGCGACGTCGACACCTATGGAACCACAGTCGACGGCGGGAAGCATCATGTCTACTGCTGCTGCATCTGTGGCATCACTCTGGAGAGCTGCTGCCAGCCATTATTTTGACCGACGCTGA
- the LOC106883709 gene encoding tRNA-uridine aminocarboxypropyltransferase 1 isoform X2 — translation MEENPFPDLKISNYDFLDESDDRRVCPECGKSRKYFCYTCYKPVIGTEHLTPVVKLPIAIDILRHPSECAGKSTASHAAVLAPDNVSVYTYPCVPNYDKDKVVLVFPGPESVTLEELKAAAGCISNPQTSSDSQHENGDKPNAQFNNEDPTNGLNDSTKATKRKSDSANSPTPCRKYTKLSVAPFERVIFIDSTWNQTNQISKDDRLKGIRCVEMKTRHTKFWRHQRDKPNTYLSTVEAIYYFLRDYHTYFISDEYHGEYDNLLFFFCFMYQKIRCMYNGGHHLLAYKQNDKKDSEETQS, via the exons ATGGAAGAAAATCCATTTCCTGACTTGAAAATAAGCAATTATGATTTCCTGGATGAATCAGATGATCGTCGAGTGTGTCCAGAGTGTGGAAAATCAAGGAAATATTTCTGTTACACCTGTTATAAACCTGTGATAGGAACGGAACATTTAACACCTGTCGTCAAG CTGCCTATAGCCATTGACATCCTGCGCCATCCCAGTGAGTGTGCAGGCAAAAGTACTGCCAGCCATGCTGCCGTTTTAGCACCAGACAACGTCAGTGTCTACACATATCCTTGTGTTCCAAATTATGATAAAGACAAA GTTGTTTTGGTTTTCCCTGGTCCTGAGTCTGTCACACTTGAAGAATTAAAGGCTGCTGCTGGGTGCATCTCCAATCCACAGACTTCTTCAGATTCTCAACATGAAAATGGGGACAAACCAAATGCCCAATTTAACAATGAAGATCCTACAAATGGTTTGAACGATTCTACAAAAGCTACAAAGAGGAAATCTGATTCAGCAAATTCTCCAACTCCTTGTAGAAAATACACTAAACTGTCCGTGGCACCATTTGAAAGGGTAATCTTCATTGACAGTACATGGAACCAAACCAACCAAATTTCTAAAGACGATCGTCTAAAAg GAATTCGTTGTGTAGAGATGAAAACCAGGCACACCAAGTTCTGGCGCCACCAGCGGGACAAACCGAACACCTATTTGAGTACGGTTGAAGCAATCTACTATTTTCTACGGGATTaccatacatattttatcagcgACGAGTACCACGGGGAATATGATaacctcctctttttcttttgctttatgtatCAAAAAATACGGTGTATGTACAATGGAGGACACCATCTCCTTGCTTATAAACAAAACGACAAGAAAGATTCGGAAGAAACACAATCATAG